A region of Streptomyces deccanensis DNA encodes the following proteins:
- a CDS encoding beta/gamma crystallin domain-containing protein, whose product MRQLAKRVTLAATTTLALTASLTAVTTTNAFAINEVGCGRADFVQVTYHQPGRSDTNVCFANAGTAPLPGNSWITRISTGNNRVQWFGDAAWQPAAGINKWNVMTWPNHPGGVSASWIKIL is encoded by the coding sequence ATGCGACAACTCGCCAAGCGGGTGACCCTGGCCGCGACGACGACCCTGGCGCTGACGGCCTCCCTGACCGCCGTCACCACGACGAACGCTTTCGCGATCAATGAAGTCGGCTGCGGTCGCGCCGACTTCGTGCAGGTCACCTACCATCAGCCCGGCCGCTCCGACACCAACGTGTGCTTCGCCAACGCCGGAACGGCCCCCCTTCCCGGCAACTCCTGGATCACCCGCATCTCGACCGGAAACAACCGCGTCCAGTGGTTCGGCGACGCGGCATGGCAGCCCGCCGCCGGAATCAACAAATGGAACGTCATGACCTGGCCGAATCACCCCGGCGGGGTGAGCGCGTCCTGGATCAAGATTCTGTGA
- a CDS encoding DUF4232 domain-containing protein yields the protein MKSKLTAMALAAIVVTGTAAAATPASAAAPTRCHTADLKAGFAMGDDAKPEMQQTEKQTQAYIWFTNKSERTCTLSGFAGVDMVGAQTTDGTWSLMRSAQKPQKLTLEKGDTVDFSITLLPVAASTPRAEKFVPAKFLVTPPNETDHFTLTWPFGGQILKQDAATRPATYLNPIGL from the coding sequence ATGAAGAGCAAGCTGACCGCCATGGCCCTCGCGGCGATCGTCGTCACCGGCACCGCCGCTGCCGCCACTCCGGCCTCCGCCGCCGCGCCGACCCGCTGTCACACCGCGGACCTGAAGGCCGGCTTCGCCATGGGGGATGACGCGAAGCCCGAGATGCAGCAGACCGAGAAGCAGACTCAGGCCTACATCTGGTTCACCAACAAGAGCGAGCGCACCTGCACGCTCTCCGGGTTCGCCGGTGTCGACATGGTCGGCGCGCAGACGACCGACGGCACGTGGTCGCTGATGCGCTCCGCCCAGAAGCCGCAGAAGCTGACTCTGGAGAAGGGGGACACGGTGGACTTCAGCATCACCCTGCTCCCGGTGGCCGCGTCGACGCCCCGGGCGGAGAAGTTCGTCCCCGCGAAGTTCCTGGTGACCCCGCCGAACGAGACGGACCACTTCACCCTGACGTGGCCCTTCGGCGGCCAGATCCTCAAGCAGGACGCCGCCACCCGCCCGGCCACCTACCTCAACCCGATCGGCCTGTAA
- a CDS encoding fused MFS/spermidine synthase has protein sequence MTGSSSSPGAEGSPRGPGLGSRTAAVLVFGSSAAVLVVEIVALRLLAPYLGLTLETSTMVIGIALTAIAVGSWLGGILADQVDPRRLIGPSLGVSGAVVALTPAVLRTTAEWAPALLLLIASLTILVPGALLSAVTPMVTKLRLTRLAETGTVVGRLSGVGTVGAIVGTVLTGFVLVSRLPVSGILVGLGILLVVGSALVEWRTRRWGGTPALALAVVAGGLGTAVAPGACDAETRYHCARVVADPDRDGGRTLVLDGVRHSYVDIDDPTFLEFTYVRAIASAVDAAFPEGEPLAAHHLGGGGLTLPRYLAATRPGTRSLVSEIDSGVVRIDRERLGLRAEAGIDVRVEDGRLGLRALPADSRDLVVGDAFGGVSVPWHLTTVEAMADVRRVLEPDGLYVANLIDHGDLAFARAEVATLAETFEHVALVGDPSNIGLDPTATSEGGNLVVLASDRPVDLHATQQALDTRRIGWRITTGAPLTTWTADARPLTDDYAPVDQLLQPSDTRRSR, from the coding sequence GTGACCGGATCGTCGTCCTCACCCGGCGCCGAGGGCAGTCCTCGCGGCCCCGGACTGGGTTCCCGCACCGCCGCCGTGCTCGTGTTCGGGTCGTCGGCGGCGGTCCTGGTGGTGGAGATCGTCGCCCTGCGGCTGCTGGCTCCCTATCTCGGTCTCACCCTGGAGACCAGCACCATGGTGATCGGCATCGCCCTCACGGCGATCGCCGTCGGCTCGTGGCTGGGTGGGATCCTCGCCGACCAGGTCGACCCGCGCCGCCTGATCGGCCCCTCGCTCGGCGTGTCGGGAGCGGTCGTGGCGCTCACCCCCGCCGTGCTGCGCACCACCGCGGAGTGGGCACCGGCGCTGCTGCTATTGATCGCGTCGCTGACCATCCTCGTACCGGGCGCACTGCTCTCCGCGGTGACGCCGATGGTGACGAAGCTGCGTCTCACCCGCCTCGCCGAGACCGGGACGGTCGTCGGCCGGCTGTCGGGCGTCGGCACGGTCGGCGCCATCGTCGGCACGGTCCTCACCGGCTTCGTCCTCGTGTCGCGGCTGCCGGTGAGCGGCATCCTGGTCGGCCTGGGCATCCTGCTGGTGGTCGGCTCGGCGCTGGTCGAGTGGCGTACGCGCCGGTGGGGCGGGACCCCCGCCCTGGCCCTCGCGGTCGTCGCCGGCGGCCTCGGCACCGCGGTCGCGCCCGGTGCCTGCGACGCGGAGACCCGGTACCACTGCGCCCGGGTCGTGGCGGACCCCGACCGGGACGGCGGCCGCACGCTCGTGCTGGACGGCGTGCGGCACTCCTACGTCGACATCGACGATCCGACGTTCCTGGAGTTCACGTACGTGCGGGCCATCGCGTCGGCGGTCGACGCGGCCTTTCCCGAGGGCGAGCCGCTCGCCGCCCACCATCTGGGCGGTGGCGGACTCACCCTCCCCCGCTACCTCGCCGCCACGCGGCCCGGGACGCGCAGCCTCGTGTCCGAGATCGACAGCGGGGTCGTACGCATCGACCGTGAACGGCTCGGTCTGCGGGCGGAGGCCGGGATCGACGTACGTGTGGAGGACGGCCGACTGGGTCTGCGGGCGCTGCCCGCCGACAGCCGGGACCTCGTCGTCGGTGACGCCTTCGGGGGCGTCAGCGTGCCGTGGCACCTCACCACGGTGGAGGCGATGGCCGACGTACGCCGGGTCCTCGAACCCGACGGCCTGTACGTCGCCAACCTCATCGACCACGGCGACCTGGCCTTCGCCCGCGCCGAGGTGGCCACGCTCGCCGAGACCTTCGAGCACGTCGCCCTCGTCGGCGACCCCTCGAACATCGGCCTCGACCCGACGGCCACCTCCGAAGGCGGCAACCTCGTGGTGCTCGCCTCCGACCGGCCCGTCGACCTGCACGCGACCCAGCAAGCCCTGGACACCCGCCGAATCGGCTGGCGGATCACCACCGGCGCCCCCCTCACCACCTGGACCGCCGACGCCCGCCCCCTCACCGACGACTACGCCCCCGTCGACCAACTCCTCCAACCGTCCGACACGCGACGGAGCCGATGA